In the Oryza glaberrima chromosome 6, OglaRS2, whole genome shotgun sequence genome, one interval contains:
- the LOC127775968 gene encoding glycine-rich cell wall structural protein-like, whose product MGSCKILLVTALLVGIASQQSSATRNLHGDHHVAEKKFGGGYGGGGGGYGGGGGGGGGGGGGYGGGGYSPSPTTGFTGSCDFWKSHPEKIISCIGSLGSIVGSFGDVCSGFFGGKLQTLQDALCSTRKDCYGDLLREGAAAYINSVAAKKQAKFAYTTQQVKSCILLGLTSKAAAIEQAALFKKANLACHYT is encoded by the exons ATGGGCAGCTGCAAGATTCTCCTGGTCACAGCTCTCCTGGTCGGCATTGCCTCCCAGCAGAGCTCTGCCACCAGGAACCTGCACGGAGATCATCACGTCGCTGAAAAGAAGT TCGGCGGCGGctacggtggcggtggcggcggctacggtggaggcggcggcggtggcggtggcggcggtggagggtaCGGTGGCGGTGGCTACTCACCGTCGCCCACGACCGGTTTCACCGGGAGCTGCGA TTTCTGGAAGAGCCACCCGGAGAAGATAATATCGTGCATCGGGTCGCTGGGGAGCATCGTGGGGTCGTTCGGGGACGTGTGCAGCGGCTTCTTCGGGGGCAAGCTGCAGACGCTGCAGGACGCGCTGTGCAGCACCCGCAAGGACTGCTACGGCGACCTGCTccgggagggcgccgccgcgtaCATCAACTCCGTGGCCGCCAAGAAGCAGGCCAAGTTCGCCTACACCACGCAGCAGGTCAAGTCCTGCATCCTCCTCGGCCTCACCTCCAaggccgccgccatcgagcAGGCCGCCTTGTTCAAGAAGGCCAACCTCGCCTGCCACTACACCTAG